One region of Dehalococcoidia bacterium genomic DNA includes:
- a CDS encoding MBL fold metallo-hydrolase, translated as MDVSLIGQSTLLINMSGVLMMTDPWWGQWENIRAVPMALDPEKIERLDLMLVSHNHIDHWSNPAIALAGKLGCQVVGSKKAIERARKKGLAKLAALAPGDKFTFREVTILAVPAVHPFAPDAIGFVVSGEKTFYFSGDSRYRLSVKEGLKGISIDVAFLQVAASNYPFVGRDGMDLAEAALFVQEIKPGVVVPMHYQVKGKVLDLDTLRAWQIPAKLVVLEPGTTSVI; from the coding sequence ATGGATGTCAGTTTGATTGGGCAGAGCACTTTGCTCATCAATATGTCAGGCGTACTTATGATGACCGACCCCTGGTGGGGACAGTGGGAGAATATCAGGGCCGTGCCCATGGCACTTGATCCGGAAAAGATTGAAAGACTGGACTTAATGCTCGTATCGCATAACCACATAGACCATTGGTCTAACCCTGCCATCGCGCTGGCCGGCAAGTTAGGCTGTCAGGTGGTGGGTTCTAAGAAAGCCATAGAGCGGGCGCGCAAGAAGGGATTGGCAAAGCTGGCTGCGCTTGCCCCGGGTGATAAGTTTACTTTCAGGGAAGTCACGATATTGGCGGTTCCGGCTGTGCACCCCTTTGCCCCGGATGCCATAGGTTTTGTTGTGTCGGGCGAAAAGACCTTTTATTTCTCCGGCGACTCACGATACAGGCTGTCTGTAAAGGAAGGGCTCAAAGGCATATCCATAGATGTCGCATTCTTGCAGGTGGCCGCATCCAACTATCCATTTGTAGGCAGGGATGGCATGGATTTGGCCGAAGCCGCCTTGTTTGTACAGGAAATTAAACCCGGGGTTGTTGTACCTATGCATTACCAGGTCAAGGGCAAGGTCCTTGACCTGGACACGCTCAGGGCCTGGCAAATACCCGCTAAACTGGTAGTGCTGGAACCGGGGACGACAAGCGTAATTTAA
- a CDS encoding Nramp family divalent metal transporter, whose translation MVNKGIQAESTAQVQEPPRGWRRLIALGPGIVWAASSVGVAEVVFATRAGAIFGMVLLWSPIVSLFMKYFITELMGRYTVASGENVVSAFSRIEVKIGTFKILPKGWILWLFWILFIFSIAGMGGIALAVGSALFALVPGISYVVWSIIALLVVGIILLIGSYKALEGASRILIAVMVIFVIYAIAETAPPFKSVLAGLVPSVPPESLRELIPLLGWAGAGAIGTVWFSLWTQASGRGMAGKSFIPGPADRGRIKEWIKINRTDLIVNTVIAGILTSGFLIAGALILNPLHLVPEGEGMGSALAKIAGQDFGRTGEVIFLLGVLGTLFGTLLADIDGLCRVATGALGLRKGKGEISKKPYRIFLLFYLVFAGVFALLIQAPVFMLQITAGVDTILLPVIAVLGIYVCTKFLPKEFRPGRFAVIMTYIAAAFFIFFIILLVSAMASGVKFSM comes from the coding sequence ATGGTAAATAAGGGCATTCAGGCTGAATCCACGGCACAGGTACAGGAACCTCCGCGCGGCTGGCGCAGGCTGATTGCACTTGGTCCCGGCATCGTATGGGCTGCCAGTTCAGTCGGTGTAGCCGAGGTGGTCTTCGCCACACGTGCGGGAGCCATCTTCGGCATGGTGCTGCTATGGTCGCCGATAGTGTCGCTCTTCATGAAGTATTTCATCACCGAATTGATGGGCCGTTACACGGTGGCATCGGGTGAAAATGTAGTCAGCGCCTTTTCCAGGATTGAGGTAAAGATAGGCACGTTTAAAATATTGCCTAAAGGCTGGATACTCTGGCTGTTCTGGATACTTTTTATATTTAGCATTGCCGGCATGGGCGGGATCGCTTTAGCTGTGGGCAGCGCACTTTTTGCGCTGGTGCCTGGCATTTCCTATGTGGTGTGGTCGATTATTGCACTGCTGGTAGTAGGGATCATACTGCTCATCGGTAGCTATAAGGCGCTGGAAGGGGCATCCAGAATACTCATCGCTGTCATGGTTATTTTCGTGATATACGCAATTGCAGAGACGGCTCCACCGTTTAAGAGCGTGTTAGCAGGGTTGGTCCCCAGTGTACCTCCCGAATCTCTGCGCGAACTTATCCCGCTCCTTGGATGGGCTGGCGCGGGTGCCATTGGGACGGTTTGGTTTTCCCTGTGGACGCAGGCCAGCGGCAGGGGCATGGCAGGCAAGAGCTTCATACCCGGCCCGGCGGATAGAGGTCGTATAAAAGAATGGATCAAAATCAACAGGACTGACCTGATTGTCAATACGGTCATAGCGGGGATATTAACAAGTGGTTTTTTGATTGCGGGTGCGCTTATTCTCAACCCGCTACACCTGGTGCCCGAGGGGGAGGGCATGGGCAGCGCCCTGGCCAAAATAGCTGGGCAGGACTTCGGCAGGACCGGGGAAGTGATATTTTTATTAGGCGTGCTTGGAACCTTGTTTGGCACGTTACTGGCTGATATAGACGGCCTGTGCCGTGTAGCGACGGGCGCACTGGGGCTACGCAAAGGCAAAGGAGAAATTAGTAAAAAACCTTACAGGATATTTCTTTTATTCTACCTGGTCTTTGCAGGGGTATTTGCACTACTAATCCAGGCACCGGTCTTCATGCTGCAGATAACTGCGGGGGTTGATACTATCCTGCTCCCGGTGATTGCGGTTCTGGGCATCTACGTGTGCACTAAATTTCTGCCCAAAGAATTCCGACCTGGCCGATTCGCAGTGATTATGACTTATATAGCAGCTGCATTCTTCATCTTCTTCATCATACTTTTGGTCTCCGCCATGGCAAGCGGGGTTAAATTTTCGATGTAG
- the larA gene encoding nickel-dependent lactate racemase, with protein sequence MNRQNTSGLQQIPWGKSSSLDFELPTGWNLLGTYKPSEFVPLADIQATLETILSAPEGCVPLKGLAQGKRKVAIVVDDISRPTPAYLLLGKILDHLVQGGVNLKAVTIVTAPGLHREMSLEDMERKAGKYVLEQVGWENHDCRNIDQLSFLGKTDRGTPVFINKTVAEADLRILVGTIEPHPHAGFGGGFKNILPGVAGVDTIAANHAICASSKYFFMLGSDPANNPMRLDMEQAGSMLKGDTFIVNTVLNAQMQIIGLVAGDPIKAHRRGVKLAAKVFGVRIPAQADVVITDSFPMDIDLRQGVKAVANVLYAAKPGGVILAALKCEEGLGNMRVPQLKLSGLPAFIWKPIIWLLGILMTKMSPPGTSPEERFSTYFMLKALLRNKILVYSPSVASQAEGLLPGIEVFRDFPEALRAAAKAFPKGDVVIFPHGGAIYPEIAD encoded by the coding sequence ATGAATAGACAAAACACATCCGGGCTGCAACAGATACCGTGGGGCAAATCAAGTAGTCTGGATTTCGAGTTACCCACGGGTTGGAACCTGCTCGGAACGTACAAACCATCGGAGTTTGTACCCCTGGCTGATATACAAGCAACGCTGGAGACTATTCTATCTGCGCCGGAGGGGTGTGTTCCTCTCAAAGGACTTGCGCAGGGGAAAAGGAAAGTTGCGATAGTAGTCGATGACATCTCCAGACCCACCCCAGCCTATCTACTGCTTGGCAAAATCCTCGATCATCTGGTACAAGGGGGCGTGAACCTGAAAGCCGTTACCATTGTGACTGCCCCTGGGCTTCACCGGGAGATGTCTCTTGAAGACATGGAACGGAAAGCCGGCAAATATGTATTGGAGCAGGTCGGCTGGGAGAACCACGATTGCCGCAACATAGATCAGCTTAGCTTCCTGGGCAAGACGGACAGGGGCACTCCCGTGTTTATAAATAAAACGGTGGCTGAGGCGGATCTGCGTATACTTGTGGGCACGATTGAACCTCATCCGCATGCCGGCTTCGGAGGTGGATTTAAGAACATTCTTCCCGGTGTTGCCGGTGTAGATACCATAGCAGCTAACCATGCGATCTGCGCCAGTTCCAAATATTTCTTCATGTTGGGTTCCGATCCGGCCAATAATCCCATGCGCCTTGACATGGAACAGGCGGGGTCGATGCTTAAGGGCGATACTTTCATTGTCAATACCGTGTTAAATGCACAGATGCAGATTATTGGGCTGGTAGCGGGGGACCCGATAAAGGCCCACCGCCGGGGAGTAAAGCTGGCAGCGAAAGTATTTGGGGTGAGGATACCGGCCCAGGCGGACGTGGTAATCACTGACTCATTCCCGATGGATATAGACTTGAGGCAGGGTGTGAAGGCCGTTGCTAACGTGCTTTACGCGGCCAAGCCGGGCGGCGTCATCCTCGCCGCCCTTAAATGCGAAGAGGGACTGGGTAATATGCGCGTTCCGCAACTCAAGCTTTCTGGGCTGCCCGCTTTTATCTGGAAGCCGATCATCTGGCTGTTGGGCATCCTTATGACGAAAATGTCTCCTCCGGGTACATCACCCGAGGAACGTTTCTCTACTTATTTTATGTTGAAAGCCCTGCTGCGCAATAAAATATTGGTTTATTCCCCATCTGTGGCGAGCCAGGCAGAAGGGCTTCTGCCCGGGATAGAAGTTTTCCGCGATTTTCCAGAAGCGTTAAGAGCTGCGGCTAAAGCCTTCCCAAAGGGCGATGTCGTGATATTTCCTCACGGTGGAGCTATATATCCGGAAATAGCAGACTAG
- a CDS encoding tyrosine-type recombinase/integrase: protein MVNKMTISQIAALTNFDKSYISKVITGEKPASVKFLESLSKLLPEIHEPDYLKLFLQSRQAMGVSPKTLCYYQERLSKFIRNVNYLRATSAVVQKYLNTVPANANGLATRHASYRTIKTFYRWLKSEYGLNNPVEGIQAPILGKPMMPTLDETQVKQLIESVDCVRDKAIIALFVESGLRLSELANIQPDDINWPGRCIKVLGKGRKVAHAPFGDLSNQYLIKWLAEYKPDGNVWGLNAWGITSMLRRLEAQTGITCNPHTFRRTFAVLLRKAGIDTMTIKELGRWESLEMVQRYTRSFSFQDSMKFYRSTLT from the coding sequence ATGGTCAACAAAATGACCATTTCACAGATTGCAGCGTTGACCAATTTCGATAAATCCTATATTTCAAAGGTCATTACAGGTGAAAAACCTGCATCCGTAAAATTCCTTGAATCATTAAGCAAGTTATTGCCTGAAATACACGAACCTGATTACTTAAAGCTATTCCTGCAATCACGGCAAGCAATGGGTGTTAGTCCTAAAACGCTGTGCTATTATCAGGAACGGCTATCTAAATTCATACGGAACGTAAATTATCTCAGGGCAACATCGGCTGTTGTACAGAAATATCTAAATACCGTACCTGCCAATGCTAACGGTCTTGCCACCCGGCATGCAAGTTACAGGACAATCAAAACATTCTACCGCTGGCTGAAGTCAGAGTACGGCCTTAACAACCCAGTAGAGGGCATACAGGCCCCGATCCTGGGAAAACCGATGATGCCGACCCTGGACGAAACACAGGTGAAGCAATTGATTGAATCAGTGGATTGCGTGAGGGATAAGGCCATCATTGCGCTGTTTGTGGAAAGTGGCCTCAGGTTGTCTGAATTGGCCAATATACAACCCGACGATATCAACTGGCCGGGCCGGTGTATCAAGGTACTGGGAAAAGGCCGCAAAGTGGCACATGCACCGTTTGGTGATTTATCTAATCAATATCTAATTAAATGGTTAGCAGAATACAAGCCTGACGGTAATGTATGGGGATTGAACGCTTGGGGTATTACGTCTATGCTGCGGCGACTGGAAGCACAAACAGGTATAACCTGTAATCCGCATACATTCCGTCGTACTTTTGCGGTGCTGTTAAGGAAAGCTGGCATTGATACCATGACCATCAAAGAATTGGGCCGTTGGGAAAGCCTGGAGATGGTACAGCGATATACACGGTCATTTAGCTTTCAGGATAGTATGAAGTTTTATAGGTCAACGCTTACCTAA
- a CDS encoding helix-turn-helix transcriptional regulator: MSKIKQIRMAKGINQRQLAQDAGVCQSLLSAVENGRMRLWPSMAEKLAGVLKVTVADLTITDQGGDSSKN; this comes from the coding sequence ATGTCTAAAATCAAACAAATCAGGATGGCAAAGGGCATTAATCAGCGACAACTGGCACAGGATGCTGGAGTATGTCAAAGCCTACTCAGTGCAGTAGAAAACGGAAGGATGCGCCTGTGGCCATCAATGGCGGAAAAATTAGCAGGGGTGTTGAAGGTCACTGTAGCCGACCTTACAATCACCGATCAAGGGGGTGATAGCAGCAAGAATTAA
- a CDS encoding AAA family ATPase, giving the protein MPNNLIPSENQSNTEKPYYWNYEIQDGGDDTYIAKIRVGDDHYVRFTFSNLHQDRADTRAHMLAENVKYEIPAIIAQSNINLTNQRKEPITNSLKNASFVFGQIEKSTLEGLAEEITSQVVNRFRYGDPSITLRSTDEIKVPEWLVKPLIWKNKINTFYGREASLKGYLVTLLALIIGTGWDDNPFGFKVSQQKVLYVDWEDDEVEASTRQQEIARGMGLQSEIEYLHCTRSLEVELPRILKTIREKGITVVVIDSLSMGNPGDPNGGEIAQRGFAALRKLGCTAIVIAHTSKTNNNEEKTVLGSVLNMAFTRNAWYVDKQQESNSNTAEVTISHSKANRGGIRLPFRFKFAFTIQEIRADGNEIWNLNVTPMDVANSKLARDKILDTLKQCDDTNVGISQKLVGAGYQISPETVKARLHEMKLVGDVVPVGQSGKKTVWALATRQMANIKQ; this is encoded by the coding sequence ATGCCCAATAATCTAATACCTAGCGAAAACCAATCTAATACGGAGAAACCTTATTACTGGAATTATGAAATACAGGATGGCGGAGATGATACTTACATAGCGAAAATACGTGTCGGAGATGATCACTACGTAAGGTTCACCTTTTCCAACCTGCACCAGGATAGGGCAGATACCAGGGCACACATGCTGGCAGAAAATGTAAAGTACGAAATCCCAGCAATAATCGCCCAATCAAACATAAATTTAACCAATCAAAGGAAGGAACCTATTACCAACTCATTAAAGAACGCTTCCTTTGTCTTTGGCCAGATAGAAAAATCTACACTAGAAGGTCTCGCGGAAGAAATTACAAGTCAGGTGGTAAATCGTTTCCGGTATGGCGATCCCAGCATAACTCTGAGAAGTACGGATGAAATAAAAGTCCCTGAATGGCTTGTCAAACCGTTGATATGGAAAAACAAGATAAACACATTCTACGGGAGGGAAGCCAGCCTTAAAGGATACTTGGTGACCCTGCTTGCCCTGATAATTGGGACCGGATGGGACGATAATCCCTTTGGTTTCAAAGTATCACAACAGAAGGTGCTGTACGTGGATTGGGAAGATGACGAGGTTGAGGCCAGTACCCGTCAACAGGAAATTGCCAGGGGTATGGGATTGCAGTCAGAAATCGAATATCTGCACTGTACCAGGTCACTGGAAGTGGAATTACCAAGGATCCTGAAAACTATTAGGGAAAAGGGCATAACCGTAGTTGTAATAGACAGCCTTTCTATGGGTAACCCCGGCGATCCCAACGGTGGCGAAATCGCACAAAGAGGATTCGCGGCGCTACGCAAGCTAGGCTGTACGGCTATTGTTATTGCGCATACCAGCAAGACAAACAATAACGAGGAAAAAACCGTACTGGGAAGCGTACTGAATATGGCGTTTACTCGAAATGCCTGGTATGTCGACAAACAGCAGGAAAGCAATAGCAATACAGCGGAAGTGACAATCTCGCATAGCAAGGCAAACCGCGGCGGAATCCGCCTTCCTTTCAGGTTCAAGTTCGCGTTCACTATTCAGGAAATACGCGCAGACGGCAACGAGATATGGAATCTGAACGTAACGCCAATGGATGTTGCCAACAGCAAGCTGGCAAGGGATAAGATACTCGATACCTTGAAGCAATGCGATGACACGAACGTTGGTATCTCGCAAAAGCTTGTCGGCGCCGGATACCAAATAAGTCCTGAAACAGTAAAAGCAAGATTACATGAGATGAAATTGGTTGGCGATGTTGTGCCAGTAGGCCAGAGCGGTAAGAAAACAGTCTGGGCCTTGGCCACAAGGCAAATGGCAAACATAAAACAATAG
- a CDS encoding FmdB family zinc ribbon protein, translated as MPIYQYCCSKCNTSFELRQGFNDDSVAACPKCKGEAKRRFVPVPIIFKGSGFYVTDSRKPSEAQLPAKVPETTKEVTATKEPESSKPEPTKPAVADTPKP; from the coding sequence ATGCCGATATATCAATACTGCTGCTCAAAGTGCAACACCAGTTTTGAGCTCAGGCAGGGATTCAATGACGACAGCGTGGCGGCCTGCCCCAAGTGCAAGGGCGAGGCCAAGCGTCGCTTTGTGCCCGTTCCCATTATCTTCAAAGGATCGGGCTTTTATGTCACTGACAGCAGGAAGCCCTCGGAAGCGCAGTTGCCGGCCAAGGTTCCCGAGACCACTAAAGAAGTTACAGCGACCAAAGAGCCGGAGTCATCAAAGCCGGAGCCTACCAAGCCTGCTGTCGCTGATACACCAAAACCCTGA
- a CDS encoding GGDEF domain-containing protein: MKKLSIKWPNLEGRLEGELERRYRLYTLRDDRRQAAIGIALLALVVVLTIPNDFVFPMEPAHFILLMTSRAIFILYSIALIVFLRRNSNPATYDSSIFIWGLFGVAINLLIIFSRPAIYTGHAMAAVVILIIIYLGAPFRLLYRVILALLFTGGCLAYLVVNAPQLTQPWIRVEVLSLVFVNVVGLIISHHLYSYRRKQFVTQMAETKAKEELRLAASRDSMTGILNHRTFFEQGERELKRFARYGKVFSLIEIDIDDFKGINDSHGHVEGDNVLLKLVELVASHVRQSDVFGRTGGDEFCILLIETNKSDAMDIAERIRATCCDCRLSTATGTPIHFTVSVGLVESSKEDAGIGQMYSRADAAMYRAKRDGHNRVCAG; encoded by the coding sequence TTGAAGAAGTTGAGCATTAAATGGCCAAACCTTGAAGGCAGGCTTGAAGGTGAGTTAGAGAGGCGCTACCGGCTGTATACACTGCGTGATGACCGCCGGCAGGCCGCGATAGGGATAGCGCTGCTGGCATTAGTTGTCGTACTGACCATCCCCAATGATTTCGTCTTTCCCATGGAGCCTGCCCATTTTATATTGCTCATGACTTCGCGTGCCATCTTTATTTTATACAGTATCGCTTTGATTGTTTTTCTGCGTCGAAATAGCAACCCGGCAACCTATGACAGCAGCATTTTTATCTGGGGTCTATTTGGAGTTGCCATAAATCTTCTCATTATCTTCAGCCGGCCTGCTATTTATACGGGCCACGCGATGGCAGCTGTGGTAATCCTGATTATAATCTACCTGGGTGCGCCGTTCAGACTTCTATATCGCGTCATACTTGCGCTGCTATTCACCGGTGGCTGCCTGGCATATCTGGTGGTGAACGCGCCTCAATTGACCCAGCCCTGGATCAGGGTGGAAGTTTTATCCCTGGTGTTTGTAAATGTCGTCGGATTAATCATCTCACACCATCTGTACTCCTACCGGAGAAAACAGTTCGTCACCCAGATGGCCGAAACGAAGGCAAAGGAGGAGCTCCGGCTCGCGGCATCGCGTGACAGTATGACCGGCATACTCAATCACAGGACTTTTTTCGAGCAGGGTGAGAGGGAGTTGAAGAGATTCGCGCGGTACGGAAAGGTTTTCTCGCTGATCGAGATAGACATCGATGATTTCAAGGGCATCAACGATAGCCATGGACATGTCGAGGGCGACAACGTGCTGCTCAAGCTGGTGGAACTGGTGGCTTCGCATGTCCGCCAGTCGGACGTATTCGGCCGGACGGGCGGCGACGAGTTCTGCATCCTGCTGATAGAAACGAATAAATCCGACGCGATGGATATCGCGGAGCGAATCCGTGCCACCTGTTGCGATTGCAGGTTGAGCACTGCTACTGGCACACCGATACATTTCACCGTGAGCGTGGGTCTGGTGGAATCATCAAAAGAAGATGCAGGTATCGGCCAGATGTATTCGCGGGCGGACGCCGCAATGTACAGGGCCAAAAGGGACGGGCACAATAGAGTCTGCGCAGGTTAA
- a CDS encoding MBL fold metallo-hydrolase: MRLQWLGTSGFKIETDEVSFLIDPYLARNALARPVQTLRPEDISDASQIFITHGHFDHVSEVPAIMAAGKSQAFCSETAASTLIRDGADRDRIHAMASDGFSIDFGAYRAEAFFSRHVKFDIPLVVRTLWRIGPSGYCRISKTGISSSYPLGQVLSWRFTINGYIIHHFGSAGSTADELKRLSARPLDLLLVPLQGNTRICDIALEYVRVLKPRLVIPHHQDDFYPPISSAVDIRPFVMKVYETCPDTEVRMMAMNEMIRL; encoded by the coding sequence ATGAGACTCCAGTGGCTTGGCACTTCCGGCTTCAAGATCGAGACCGATGAGGTTTCCTTTCTGATCGATCCTTACCTGGCCCGCAACGCGCTTGCCAGGCCGGTGCAAACGTTGAGACCTGAGGATATCTCGGATGCCAGTCAAATATTCATAACACACGGCCACTTCGACCACGTCAGTGAAGTCCCCGCCATCATGGCTGCGGGGAAATCGCAGGCATTCTGCTCTGAGACGGCAGCCTCCACGTTGATCAGGGACGGCGCCGACAGGGATCGAATCCATGCCATGGCTTCCGATGGATTTTCTATCGATTTTGGAGCCTACCGGGCGGAGGCTTTTTTCAGCCGGCATGTTAAATTCGATATCCCGCTTGTTGTGCGTACGCTTTGGCGCATCGGTCCGTCCGGCTACTGTCGTATATCCAAAACCGGCATTTCGAGCAGTTATCCACTGGGCCAGGTATTAAGCTGGCGTTTCACTATCAACGGTTACATCATCCACCATTTCGGCAGCGCGGGCTCGACCGCTGACGAACTGAAACGCCTGTCGGCGAGACCGTTGGACCTGCTGCTCGTGCCACTGCAGGGAAACACGCGGATCTGCGACATCGCTTTGGAATATGTGCGTGTTTTAAAGCCGCGCCTGGTCATACCGCATCACCAGGATGATTTTTACCCGCCCATTTCCTCGGCCGTGGACATCAGGCCGTTCGTGATGAAAGTCTATGAGACCTGTCCGGATACCGAGGTAAGGATGATGGCGATGAACGAGATGATCAGGTTGTAG
- the trxB gene encoding thioredoxin-disulfide reductase, which translates to MKEYEAVVIGGGPAGLTAGLYLSRYGLNTLLVERGLPGGQIVNAGRVENYPGFPNGISGMDLGQLMQEQAAKFGLNFTTAEVSGLKREEKLFKTVTDDGDLLSGVVVIASGSNYRKMGLEDEERLTGRGISYCATCDGFLFRDKDVAVVGGGDTAVSDALELSQHARRVYVIHRRDQLRASQVVQKAAMAVAKIEFVWNSIVVQLEGEEKLSNLVLKDVKTGVTSKLEVSGVFVAIGLIPNSDPFRGIIDLDEVGNIPTDELMRTPVPGLYAVGDIRRNSARQVAAAVGDGAVAAKSAFGYLKGG; encoded by the coding sequence ATGAAAGAGTACGAAGCCGTTGTCATCGGTGGAGGTCCCGCCGGTTTGACCGCCGGACTTTATCTATCCAGGTACGGGCTCAATACGCTGCTGGTGGAGCGCGGTCTGCCCGGAGGGCAGATCGTCAATGCCGGCCGCGTTGAGAACTACCCCGGGTTTCCCAACGGCATTTCGGGCATGGATCTGGGTCAGTTGATGCAGGAACAGGCCGCCAAGTTCGGCCTGAATTTCACAACAGCCGAGGTAAGCGGGCTCAAGCGAGAAGAAAAACTATTTAAAACCGTCACTGACGACGGCGACCTCCTGTCCGGTGTGGTGGTCATAGCCTCCGGTTCCAACTATCGCAAGATGGGCCTTGAGGATGAGGAGAGGTTAACGGGCCGTGGAATATCCTACTGCGCCACCTGCGACGGGTTCCTTTTCAGGGACAAGGACGTGGCTGTGGTCGGCGGCGGCGATACGGCCGTATCGGATGCCCTTGAGCTGAGCCAGCATGCAAGGCGCGTTTACGTTATCCACAGGCGGGACCAGCTCCGTGCCAGTCAGGTGGTTCAGAAAGCTGCCATGGCTGTTGCGAAAATCGAGTTTGTATGGAACAGCATTGTTGTTCAATTAGAAGGTGAGGAAAAATTGAGCAACCTTGTATTGAAAGATGTAAAAACCGGAGTCACATCAAAGCTTGAGGTCTCGGGAGTCTTCGTGGCCATCGGGCTGATCCCCAACAGCGACCCCTTCCGCGGAATAATCGATCTCGATGAGGTGGGTAACATTCCCACTGATGAGTTGATGCGCACGCCGGTCCCCGGTCTCTATGCCGTGGGCGATATCCGCAGGAACTCCGCTCGCCAGGTGGCTGCCGCCGTAGGCGACGGCGCAGTGGCGGCCAAATCCGCGTTCGGCTATCTTAAAGGTGGATAA
- the xerA gene encoding site-specific tyrosine recombinase/integron integrase has product MGVSGGSDLRRLADDFLEYLVVEKSLSVLTVRNYRHYLTRFLSWIEENSIPLAPSNIDVDLTGRYRLYLANYIDKNGDHLKKATQTYHVIALRSFLRYLGTRRDLPVLNPDKIDLPKTESRVIEFLTADQLARLLNSPQISDEIGLRDKVILELFFSTGLRVSELTKLNRDQINLDTQEFSIKGKGNKTRLVFISDTAASWLKRYLAARKDDYRPLFIRYSRDRSEIKQGEKMRLTPRSVERIVKKYSKKAGLPFDAHPHTLRHSFATDLLIQGADLRSVQEMLGHESIRTTQVYTHVTNKHLKEVYRKYHSRK; this is encoded by the coding sequence ATGGGAGTTTCAGGTGGATCTGACCTGCGCCGTTTGGCCGATGATTTTCTCGAATACCTTGTCGTTGAAAAGTCGCTGTCGGTTTTGACGGTGCGCAACTACCGCCATTACCTCACCCGTTTTCTCAGCTGGATTGAGGAAAACTCTATTCCCCTAGCGCCCTCAAATATCGATGTTGACCTTACCGGGAGGTACCGTCTTTACCTTGCCAATTACATTGATAAAAACGGCGACCACCTTAAGAAAGCAACACAGACCTACCATGTCATCGCATTGCGCTCATTTTTACGCTATCTCGGTACCCGCCGCGACCTCCCCGTTCTCAACCCCGATAAAATCGACCTGCCCAAAACGGAATCTCGGGTCATAGAGTTTCTCACTGCGGACCAATTGGCCCGGCTGCTCAACAGCCCGCAGATATCCGACGAAATCGGGTTGAGGGACAAGGTCATACTCGAGCTGTTTTTCAGCACCGGTCTGCGCGTCTCCGAGCTCACGAAATTGAACCGCGACCAGATAAATCTGGATACGCAGGAGTTCAGTATCAAGGGCAAAGGAAACAAGACCAGGCTGGTCTTTATATCGGATACCGCCGCATCATGGCTGAAGCGTTACCTGGCGGCGCGCAAGGACGATTACCGTCCCCTTTTCATACGTTACAGCCGTGACAGGTCTGAGATCAAGCAGGGTGAAAAGATGCGCCTGACACCCAGGTCGGTGGAACGGATCGTTAAAAAGTACTCGAAGAAAGCCGGGCTGCCCTTCGATGCGCATCCGCACACGTTGAGGCATTCCTTTGCCACCGACTTGCTTATCCAGGGCGCTGATCTGAGGTCGGTCCAGGAGATGCTGGGCCATGAGAGCATCCGCACCACCCAGGTTTATACCCATGTCACCAACAAGCACCTCAAGGAAGTCTATCGTAAGTACCACAGCCGCAAGTAA